A window of Gloeothece verrucosa PCC 7822 genomic DNA:
CACAATATTTGGAGAAACCGTATAACCTTACGTTTAGAGCGCAATAATATACCACCTTACAGAGAAAACCATCCTCTATGGAGACCTTTCTTTATTACTGTCTTAGGATACTTAGAGCCGAGAGTCAACAAAGGAGATTACTGGCAAGTTATCGCCGCTCGGGAAGGGAAACAGCTTCACTTATTAGAAGCTTCTCCAATGTCTCAAATCATGGTGGAAGAACTTCATCAGAAAAAAACTCAAAAAAGAAAACAATCTCAAAATAAGTCAGGAACATCACTGATTATGCTCGACGGAAAAATCCCAGAAATTAGCGTTAAATTTACCACTCGTCCCGATATTCCTGCCACTGGAAAAAAAGTAACCTTACAAATCACCGGAGAAAACGGAGTAGTCGTTAAAGCAGACCTCAACCGAAAAACTGTTCAAAAACAAGTGGAAAAAATGGACTCTTACTCATCATGGGTAGCCGCCCTCTCAGGAAAAATTGCCCAAGTTAATGCTGATGGAGTAATAGAACTTGATAAAGCAGGTTTAACTGTATTTGAGAAAAAATCTAAAGATAAGCCGCCTTCTGAAGATGAAGATGAAACAGAACAAAATCCAGAAACTTAAATACTTAACTATTTCTCGGTTTCCTGGTGACAGCTACTTACTGAGTGAAGTAGACAACATCACCCCGTCTTCCATATGAACAATACGGTCAGCAATATCTAGAATACGATTATCATGAGTCACTAACAAAATTGTACATTTTTGCTCTTTAGCTAAAGTTTGCATCAAATTGACTACATCCCGTCCAGTTTTACTATCTAACGCCGCCGTCGGTTCATCAGCTAAAACTAATTTAGGATGAGTGACTAAAGCACGAGCAATAGCTACCCTTTGCTTTTGTCCCCCTGAAAGACTTTCGGGATAGTAGTCAATTCGGTTGCCTAAACCCACTTCTTGTAATATGAATTTCGCTCTTTCCTGTATTTCTTTATTACTTAAATGTTGATGAAGTTGAATAGACATTTCTACATTTTGCCGCGCCGTTAAAAAAGGTAATAAATTATGAGCTTGAAATATATAGCCAATCTGACGACGAACTCTCACTAATTCTGTTTCTGTAGCGCCGTTAAGTTCTTTACCCAAATGTTTTAAACTCCCTTCTTGTACAGAGCGTAATCCTCCAATTAATGAAAGTAAAGTCGTTTTTCCTGAGCCAGAGGGGCCCGTTAAAATAACAATTTCACCAGCATATATATCCAAGTTTATATTAAATAAAACTTGTTTTTTCAAATTGCTTTTACCAAAATAATGATTGAGATTAGAAATTTCAATGGTTTTCATAAGTAAGTACCTGGAAATAAATAAAGTTTATTATGTTAAGAAATGTAAAAGCCTTCCCTGTTCCCTATTATTAAAAAATATCAGCCGGGTCAGCTTGTTTCAGTTTTCTAACGGCGGTTGCACCTGAAATGAGACACATTCCTAATGTTACAGTAAACACAAACATAGCTCTATCAAACGTCATTTGTATAGGAAGTAAAGTAGATTGTTTAGCAAAATAATATTGAAACTCTGATATAATAAATCCAGGAATAAATCCTAAAATCGCAATGATAAAAGCCTGCTGCACCACCATTAATAAAAGATATCGATGATGATAACCGATTGCTTTTAGGGTTGCATATTCCGAAAGATGCTCAGATACATTAGTATAAAGAATTTGATA
This region includes:
- a CDS encoding DevA family ABC transporter ATP-binding protein; the protein is MKTIEISNLNHYFGKSNLKKQVLFNINLDIYAGEIVILTGPSGSGKTTLLSLIGGLRSVQEGSLKHLGKELNGATETELVRVRRQIGYIFQAHNLLPFLTARQNVEMSIQLHQHLSNKEIQERAKFILQEVGLGNRIDYYPESLSGGQKQRVAIARALVTHPKLVLADEPTAALDSKTGRDVVNLMQTLAKEQKCTILLVTHDNRILDIADRIVHMEDGVMLSTSLSK